One Micromonospora sp. WMMD1120 genomic region harbors:
- a CDS encoding branched-chain amino acid ABC transporter permease, whose translation MDRFVFLTVDGLSRGAVYAAFALALVLIWRAARVVNFAQGAMAVAAAYVVYSVTSATGSYWLGFLVAIVAGLLLGALVDRVVMRHVDHASPLNPVIVALGLVLLIQAVLGMVYGNEFRPAEAPFSRTALTVGGVAVLSPYDLFVFATIGVVVSGLAWLFARTPVGLRMRAAAFAPEVSRLLGVNVGGMLTLGWALASGVGALAAMLVLPTELGLHPHAMDLVFVSAFTGAVVGGLDSPPGAVVGGLVVGLLLSYVSGYAGSDLTPLAVLVLLLAVLLVRPGGLFAPVAARRV comes from the coding sequence TTGGACCGCTTCGTCTTCCTCACCGTCGACGGCCTGTCCCGGGGCGCGGTGTACGCCGCGTTCGCGCTGGCCCTGGTGCTCATCTGGCGGGCGGCGCGGGTCGTCAACTTCGCCCAGGGCGCGATGGCCGTCGCCGCCGCGTACGTCGTCTACAGCGTCACCTCGGCCACCGGCTCGTACTGGCTCGGTTTCCTGGTCGCGATCGTCGCCGGCCTGCTGCTCGGCGCGCTGGTGGACCGGGTGGTGATGCGGCACGTCGACCACGCGTCGCCGCTCAACCCGGTGATCGTCGCGCTCGGGCTGGTGCTGCTGATCCAGGCCGTGCTGGGCATGGTGTACGGCAACGAGTTCCGCCCCGCCGAGGCCCCGTTCAGCAGGACCGCCCTCACCGTGGGCGGGGTCGCCGTGCTGTCGCCGTACGACCTGTTCGTCTTCGCCACCATCGGGGTGGTGGTCAGCGGCCTGGCCTGGCTGTTCGCGCGTACCCCGGTGGGGTTGCGGATGCGGGCGGCGGCCTTCGCGCCGGAGGTGTCCCGCCTGCTCGGGGTCAACGTCGGCGGCATGCTGACCCTCGGGTGGGCGCTGGCCTCGGGGGTGGGCGCGCTGGCCGCCATGCTGGTGCTGCCGACCGAGCTGGGTCTGCATCCGCACGCCATGGACCTGGTGTTCGTCTCGGCGTTCACCGGTGCGGTGGTGGGCGGGCTGGACAGCCCGCCCGGCGCGGTGGTCGGCGGCCTCGTGGTGGGCCTGCTGCTGTCCTACGTGAGCGGTTACGCCGGCAGTGACCTGACCCCGCTCG
- a CDS encoding ABC transporter ATP-binding protein, with the protein MSASDLLEVRGLVAGYGAAPVLREINLSVAAGTITAVVGANGAGKTTLLRALSGMIRPAAGQVLLAGENLSGTPVEQLVRRGMAHVPEGRGVISELTVDENLRLGGLWRRDRADAGRALDEVYELFEPLARRRRHLGHQLSGGERQMLALGRALVGRPRLLLLDEPSLGLAPRVVARIMALLRQLRDRTGLTVLLVEQNVRSALAVADQGVVMSLGQVVIAAPAATLRDDVDLRHAYLGF; encoded by the coding sequence ATGAGCGCGTCCGACCTGCTCGAGGTGCGCGGGCTGGTGGCCGGCTACGGGGCCGCGCCGGTGCTGCGGGAGATCAACCTCAGCGTCGCCGCCGGCACGATCACCGCCGTCGTCGGCGCCAACGGCGCCGGCAAGACCACCCTGCTGCGCGCGCTCTCCGGCATGATCCGCCCGGCCGCCGGCCAGGTGCTGCTCGCCGGCGAGAACCTCAGCGGTACGCCGGTGGAGCAGCTCGTCCGGCGCGGCATGGCGCACGTCCCGGAGGGTCGGGGCGTGATCAGCGAGCTGACCGTCGACGAGAACCTGCGGCTCGGCGGGCTGTGGCGGCGCGACCGGGCGGACGCCGGGCGGGCCCTCGACGAGGTCTACGAGCTGTTCGAGCCCCTGGCCCGGCGTCGTCGGCACCTCGGCCACCAGCTCTCCGGCGGCGAGCGGCAGATGCTGGCGCTCGGCCGGGCCCTGGTCGGCCGGCCCCGCCTGCTGCTGCTGGACGAACCCTCGCTCGGCCTGGCCCCCCGGGTGGTCGCCCGGATCATGGCCCTGCTCCGCCAGCTGCGCGACCGGACCGGCCTGACCGTCCTGCTCGTCGAGCAGAACGTGCGCAGCGCGCTCGCCGTCGCCGACCAGGGCGTCGTGATGTCCCTCGGGCAGGTGGTGATCGCCGCTCCGGCGGCGACGCTGCGCGACGACGTCGACCTGCGCCACGCGTACCTCGGTTTCTGA
- a CDS encoding ATP-binding cassette domain-containing protein, whose amino-acid sequence MERGLELHHIGVRFGGLTALDDVSLRVPPNRVVGVIGPNGAGKTTLFNVICGFVAPESGSLTLDGRPLRPRPHRLTRLGIARTLQGTGLFAGLSVVENVMTGATHTARAGFASALFGLPASDRDERRLRAHALTVLDDLGIAAHADAAPTTLPFAVRQRVALARALAARPRLLLLDEPAGGLGADDIAELAELVRRLPRRDVDPCAVLLVEHHMDLVMAVCDELVVLDFGRVIAAGTPDEVRDDPAVTDAYLGATVEEEVSSP is encoded by the coding sequence ATGGAGCGCGGCCTGGAACTGCACCACATCGGCGTCCGTTTCGGCGGCCTCACCGCCCTCGACGACGTCTCCCTGCGGGTGCCACCCAACCGGGTGGTGGGCGTGATCGGGCCCAACGGCGCGGGCAAGACCACGCTCTTCAACGTGATCTGCGGCTTCGTCGCCCCGGAGTCGGGATCGCTCACCCTGGACGGTCGCCCGTTGCGGCCCCGGCCGCACCGGCTGACCCGGCTCGGCATCGCCCGCACCTTGCAGGGCACCGGGCTCTTCGCGGGGCTCAGCGTGGTGGAGAACGTGATGACCGGCGCGACCCACACCGCCCGTGCGGGTTTCGCGTCGGCGCTGTTCGGCCTGCCGGCCAGCGACCGCGACGAGCGCCGGCTGCGCGCGCACGCCCTGACCGTCCTCGACGACCTGGGCATCGCGGCGCACGCCGACGCCGCGCCGACCACACTGCCCTTCGCGGTACGCCAACGGGTCGCCCTGGCGCGCGCGCTCGCCGCCCGACCCCGGCTGCTCCTGCTCGACGAGCCCGCCGGCGGTCTCGGCGCGGACGACATCGCCGAGCTGGCGGAGCTGGTCCGGCGGCTGCCCCGGCGCGACGTCGATCCCTGCGCCGTGCTCCTGGTCGAGCACCACATGGACCTGGTGATGGCCGTCTGCGACGAGTTGGTGGTGCTCGACTTCGGCCGGGTGATCGCGGCGGGCACCCCGGACGAGGTCCGCGACGACCCGGCGGTGACCGACGCCTACCTCGGTGCGACGGTCGAGGAGGAGGTGTCCTCCCCATGA
- a CDS encoding alpha/beta hydrolase produces MSSPTTTRPRSVAARLGLAAALVAGVVLAGPSGAAQAAGPYERGPDPTTAILEASRGPFTTASQSVSSLSVTGFGGGVIYYPTSTSEGTFGAIAISPGYTAAWSSISWLGPRIASHGFVVIGIETNTRLDQPDSRGRQLLAALDYLTQRSSVRSRIDSSRLAVAGHSMGGGGSLEAASSRPSLQAAVPLAPWNLDKSWSELRVPTLIIGGESDSVAPVATHSVPFYNSIPSSAEKAYLELNGASHFFPQTTNTPTARQMVAWLKRFVDDDTRYEQFLCPGPSGSQIEEYRNTCPSA; encoded by the coding sequence GTGTCCTCACCAACCACCACCCGTCCCCGTTCCGTGGCAGCCCGGCTCGGTCTGGCCGCCGCCCTGGTCGCCGGCGTCGTCCTGGCCGGTCCGTCCGGTGCCGCGCAGGCCGCCGGCCCGTACGAGCGGGGCCCCGACCCGACGACCGCGATCCTGGAAGCCAGTCGTGGCCCGTTCACCACGGCCTCGCAGAGCGTGTCCTCGCTGAGCGTGACCGGCTTCGGCGGCGGCGTCATCTACTACCCGACCAGCACCAGCGAGGGCACCTTCGGCGCCATCGCCATCTCGCCCGGCTACACCGCCGCCTGGTCCAGCATCAGCTGGCTCGGACCGCGGATCGCCTCGCACGGCTTCGTGGTCATCGGCATCGAGACCAACACCCGGCTGGACCAGCCGGACAGCCGGGGTCGGCAGTTGCTCGCCGCGCTGGACTACCTCACCCAGCGCAGCTCGGTGCGGAGCCGGATCGACAGCAGCCGGCTCGCGGTGGCCGGCCACTCCATGGGCGGCGGGGGCAGCCTGGAGGCGGCCTCGTCCCGGCCGTCGTTGCAGGCGGCGGTGCCGCTCGCGCCCTGGAACCTGGACAAGAGCTGGTCCGAGCTGCGGGTGCCCACGCTGATCATCGGTGGTGAGAGCGACAGCGTCGCGCCGGTCGCGACGCACTCCGTGCCGTTCTACAACAGCATTCCGTCCTCGGCGGAGAAGGCGTACCTGGAGCTGAACGGGGCGAGCCACTTCTTCCCGCAGACCACGAACACGCCGACCGCGCGGCAGATGGTGGCGTGGCTGAAGCGGTTCGTCGACGACGACACCCGCTACGAGCAGTTCCTCTGCCCCGGCCCGAGCGGGTCGCAGATCGAGGAGTACCGCAACACCTGCCCGAGCGCCTGA
- a CDS encoding catalase, giving the protein MDSSKPAEAVKNAVKAASGKIADALSPDVPGAPGSAPPTLEEPTTPHDPLPPKPEQGAPQTRTPTGAETGAPTTANGQQGAYLTTAQGARLRDTDHSLKAGPRGPVLLQDHHLREKITHFDHERIPERVVHARGAGAHGVFTAYGNAEAVTRAGFLKKGRETDVFVRFSTVLGSRGSADTVRDTRGFATKFYTDEGTFDLVGNNMPVFFIQDAIKFPDIIHAGKPHPDREIPQAQSAHDTFWDFVSLHTEAQHHTIWNMSDRGIPRSYRTMEGFGVHTFRLVNEAGETALAKFHWKPKLGVHSLTWEEAQLLGGMDPDFHRRDLYDAIEAGAYPEWELGIQVFPDTPEETFAGIDLLDPTKIVPEELAEVQPVGRLVLNRTPTNFFAETEQVAFHLGHLPPGIDVTNDPLLQGRLFSYVDTQLTRLGGPNFSQIPINRPHAAVNDMLRDGFHQQAVHAGVAPYRPNSLDGGNPFPAGDAEHAFVDVPVTVAEAPKVRANPASFDDHYSQVRLFWLSMSPVEKEHIIRAYTFELGKCYHQAIKERQLRSLANIDPVLCQEVATGLGLPAPQPTVPLADVAPSPALSQVGREWPADGRTVGIVVDPTGDLDGVDEVRRAVFDAGMVPLLIAPHGGMVGDLPVQRTFATGRSVEFDAILLAAAPAPAPDALPARDAKAGRPDAATVDPRVLLLVEEGWRHAKAIGAWGAGVTVLEQAGVAGTPGVVAAGSGAEALTAVRQLMAAHRVWERFPASVA; this is encoded by the coding sequence GTGGATTCCAGCAAGCCCGCCGAGGCGGTCAAGAACGCCGTGAAGGCCGCCTCCGGAAAGATCGCCGACGCCCTGAGCCCGGACGTCCCCGGCGCGCCGGGGAGCGCGCCGCCGACCCTCGAGGAGCCCACCACCCCGCACGACCCGCTGCCGCCGAAGCCGGAGCAGGGAGCGCCGCAGACGCGCACGCCGACCGGCGCCGAGACCGGCGCGCCGACCACAGCGAACGGTCAGCAGGGCGCGTACCTGACCACCGCGCAGGGGGCACGGCTGCGCGACACCGACCACTCGCTCAAGGCCGGCCCGCGCGGCCCGGTGCTGCTCCAGGACCACCACCTCCGGGAGAAGATCACCCACTTCGACCACGAGCGCATCCCGGAGCGGGTGGTGCACGCCCGGGGCGCCGGGGCGCACGGCGTCTTCACCGCCTACGGCAACGCCGAGGCGGTCACCCGGGCCGGCTTCCTGAAGAAGGGCCGGGAGACCGACGTCTTCGTCCGGTTCTCCACAGTGCTCGGCTCGCGTGGCTCGGCCGACACCGTCCGCGACACCCGCGGCTTCGCGACGAAGTTCTACACCGACGAGGGCACCTTCGACCTGGTCGGCAACAACATGCCGGTCTTCTTCATCCAGGACGCCATCAAGTTCCCCGACATCATCCACGCCGGCAAGCCGCACCCGGACCGGGAGATCCCGCAGGCGCAGAGCGCCCACGACACCTTCTGGGACTTCGTGTCGCTGCACACCGAGGCCCAGCACCACACCATCTGGAACATGTCCGACCGGGGCATCCCGCGGTCGTACCGGACGATGGAGGGCTTCGGCGTCCACACCTTCCGCCTGGTCAACGAGGCCGGGGAGACGGCGCTGGCCAAGTTCCACTGGAAGCCGAAGCTGGGCGTGCACTCGCTGACCTGGGAGGAGGCCCAGCTACTCGGCGGCATGGACCCGGACTTCCACCGGCGCGACCTGTACGACGCCATCGAGGCCGGCGCGTACCCGGAGTGGGAGCTGGGCATCCAGGTCTTCCCGGACACCCCCGAGGAGACCTTCGCCGGCATCGACCTGCTGGACCCGACGAAGATCGTGCCGGAGGAACTGGCGGAGGTGCAGCCGGTCGGCAGGCTGGTGCTCAACCGGACGCCGACGAACTTCTTCGCCGAGACCGAGCAGGTCGCCTTCCACCTCGGTCACCTGCCACCGGGCATCGACGTCACGAACGACCCGCTGTTGCAGGGCCGGTTGTTCTCGTACGTCGACACGCAGCTCACCCGCCTGGGCGGGCCGAACTTCTCGCAGATTCCGATCAACCGCCCGCACGCGGCGGTGAACGACATGCTGCGCGACGGCTTCCACCAGCAGGCGGTGCACGCGGGCGTCGCGCCGTACCGGCCGAACTCGCTCGACGGGGGCAACCCGTTCCCGGCCGGCGACGCCGAGCACGCCTTCGTCGACGTGCCGGTCACCGTCGCCGAGGCCCCGAAGGTACGGGCGAACCCGGCCTCGTTCGACGACCACTACAGCCAGGTCCGCCTGTTCTGGCTGAGCATGTCGCCGGTCGAGAAGGAACACATCATCCGGGCGTACACCTTCGAGCTGGGCAAGTGCTACCACCAGGCGATCAAGGAACGGCAGCTGCGGAGCCTCGCCAACATCGACCCGGTGCTGTGCCAGGAGGTCGCGACCGGCCTGGGCCTGCCCGCGCCGCAACCGACGGTGCCGCTCGCCGACGTCGCGCCCAGCCCCGCGCTGTCGCAGGTCGGTCGGGAGTGGCCGGCTGACGGCCGGACCGTCGGGATCGTCGTCGACCCCACCGGCGACCTGGACGGGGTCGACGAGGTCCGCCGGGCCGTGTTCGACGCCGGCATGGTGCCGCTGCTGATCGCGCCGCACGGCGGCATGGTGGGCGACCTGCCGGTGCAGCGCACCTTCGCCACCGGCCGGTCGGTCGAGTTCGACGCGATCCTGTTGGCCGCCGCACCGGCACCCGCCCCGGACGCGCTGCCCGCCCGGGACGCCAAGGCGGGACGGCCGGACGCGGCGACCGTCGACCCCCGCGTGCTGCTGCTGGTCGAGGAGGGCTGGCGGCACGCGAAGGCGATCGGCGCCTGGGGCGCCGGCGTCACGGTCCTGGAGCAGGCCGGCGTGGCCGGCACCCCGGGCGTCGTGGCGGCGGGCTCGGGCGCCGAGGCCCTGACCGCCGTGCGGCAGCTCATGGCCGCGCACCGGGTGTGGGAACGGTTCCCGGCCTCGGTCGCCTGA
- a CDS encoding acyltransferase has protein sequence MIQQLSPIGSGPAATEPDATRVGFRRRYRTAPTAHRSQRARWADAAKGACIILVVLWHVVVKDYLQVDWHLGAPAPGLWGALGEQLLPLRMPLFFTISGVFAANAVRRPWRVVARGRIAAFLYLYAVWLLIHTVVLTALPDLPTDRAGTPLGLLEQLTVTPSNLWYLYALALYFTIAKATRGLPRALVLAPAAALSAVTAAGLLDTPGNRGGLYQNLVFFLAGLFLRQRILGWAATADRRRLLAATVAYALALAAMAAAGAQRWFGVWPAVSVLAVIFGITAAAQLVRWSALGEPLARLGRVTLPIYVVHMPVLALLHRLLLVPVSELGRSAQGLIVLGYPVLLTGAVIGLSLAVHRGLLVLRAGWLFALPGTRRAETAR, from the coding sequence GTGATCCAACAGCTCTCTCCCATCGGGTCCGGACCCGCCGCGACGGAGCCCGACGCGACGCGCGTCGGGTTCCGTCGCAGGTACCGGACCGCACCCACCGCGCACCGATCCCAACGGGCGCGATGGGCCGACGCCGCGAAGGGCGCCTGCATCATCCTCGTCGTCCTGTGGCACGTGGTGGTGAAGGACTACCTCCAGGTCGACTGGCATCTCGGCGCGCCGGCGCCGGGCCTGTGGGGAGCGCTGGGTGAGCAACTCCTGCCGCTGCGGATGCCGTTGTTCTTCACCATCTCGGGCGTCTTCGCGGCGAACGCCGTACGCCGGCCGTGGCGGGTCGTCGCGCGCGGCCGGATCGCCGCCTTCCTCTACCTGTACGCCGTCTGGCTGCTGATCCACACCGTGGTCCTCACCGCGCTGCCGGACCTGCCGACCGACCGCGCCGGCACACCCCTCGGCCTGCTGGAGCAGCTCACCGTCACGCCGTCCAACCTGTGGTACCTGTACGCGCTGGCGCTGTACTTCACCATCGCCAAGGCCACCCGTGGCCTGCCCCGGGCGCTGGTCCTGGCACCCGCCGCGGCGCTGTCCGCCGTCACCGCCGCCGGCCTGCTCGACACCCCGGGCAACCGGGGCGGCCTCTACCAGAACCTGGTCTTCTTCCTCGCCGGCCTGTTCCTGCGACAGCGGATCCTCGGCTGGGCCGCGACCGCCGATCGTCGCCGGCTGCTGGCGGCCACCGTCGCGTACGCCCTCGCGCTGGCGGCCATGGCGGCGGCCGGCGCGCAGCGGTGGTTCGGCGTGTGGCCGGCGGTCTCCGTGCTGGCAGTGATCTTCGGCATAACCGCCGCTGCCCAGCTCGTACGGTGGTCGGCGCTCGGCGAACCGCTGGCTAGGCTCGGCCGCGTCACGTTGCCGATCTACGTCGTCCACATGCCGGTCCTGGCGCTGCTGCACCGGCTGCTCCTCGTACCGGTTTCCGAACTGGGTCGGTCCGCTCAGGGCCTGATCGTGCTCGGATATCCGGTTCTGCTGACCGGCGCGGTGATCGGGCTGAGCCTGGCGGTGCACCGTGGCCTGCTGGTGCTGCGGGCGGGCTGGCTGTTCGCGCTGCCCGGCACGCGGCGCGCGGAGACGGCCCGATGA
- the alr gene encoding alanine racemase, which produces MSTLAEAVVDLTAIASNVRTIASVTGTDLMAVVKADGFGHGAVQVARAALRAGAAWLGVTSAAEALTLRAAGVTAPTLSWLHGPTEDFGKLINAGVDVGVSTTTHLHAVADAARPLGVPAMVQLKADTGLSRNGATGTDWPELVAWARKYEREGGIRVRGVWSHLVDADLPGAPQLHRQVAAFEEALRAGRSAGLDPELTHLANSAAALSAPATRFDLCRVGIALYGVDPFGAGDPGRYGLRAAMTVRTSVVNVKRVPAGTGVSYGPDHVTGAPTTLALLPLGYADGLPRAASGSASVWLAGRRCPIVGRIAMDQCVVDAGDLPVAIGAPVVVFGPAEDDQSPPTVAEWARWAGTNPHEILTGIGPRVARHHLHERARVS; this is translated from the coding sequence ATGAGCACCCTGGCCGAGGCGGTCGTCGACCTCACCGCGATCGCCAGCAACGTCCGGACGATCGCGTCGGTCACCGGGACCGACCTGATGGCCGTGGTGAAGGCCGACGGCTTCGGCCACGGCGCGGTACAGGTGGCCCGTGCCGCGCTGCGTGCCGGCGCGGCCTGGTTGGGGGTGACCTCGGCGGCCGAGGCGTTGACGCTGCGCGCGGCCGGTGTGACGGCGCCCACGTTGAGCTGGCTGCACGGCCCGACCGAGGACTTCGGTAAGTTGATCAACGCCGGCGTCGACGTCGGCGTGTCGACGACGACGCATCTGCACGCCGTCGCCGACGCGGCCCGTCCGCTCGGCGTGCCGGCGATGGTGCAGCTCAAGGCGGACACCGGGTTGTCGCGCAACGGCGCCACCGGGACCGACTGGCCCGAGTTGGTCGCGTGGGCCCGCAAGTACGAACGGGAGGGCGGGATCCGGGTGCGCGGCGTGTGGTCCCACCTCGTCGACGCCGACCTGCCCGGCGCGCCGCAACTGCACCGGCAGGTGGCCGCCTTCGAGGAGGCGCTGCGGGCCGGGCGGTCCGCCGGTCTCGACCCGGAGCTGACCCACCTGGCCAACTCCGCCGCCGCGCTGTCCGCGCCCGCGACCCGCTTCGACCTCTGCCGGGTCGGCATCGCGCTGTACGGCGTGGACCCGTTCGGCGCGGGCGACCCGGGCAGGTACGGGCTACGGGCCGCGATGACGGTGCGGACGAGCGTCGTCAACGTCAAGCGGGTACCGGCCGGCACCGGCGTCTCCTACGGACCCGACCACGTGACGGGCGCACCGACCACGCTGGCGCTGCTGCCGCTCGGCTACGCCGACGGGCTGCCCCGGGCCGCGAGCGGCAGCGCCTCGGTGTGGCTCGCCGGCCGGCGGTGCCCGATCGTCGGGCGCATCGCGATGGACCAGTGCGTGGTCGACGCCGGAGACCTGCCGGTGGCGATCGGCGCCCCGGTCGTGGTGTTCGGCCCCGCCGAGGATGACCAGAGCCCCCCGACGGTCGCCGAGTGGGCGCGCTGGGCCGGGACCAACCCGCACGAGATCTTGACCGGCATCGGGCCCCGGGTGGCCCGCCACCACCTCCACGAAAGGGCACGCGTCTCATGA
- a CDS encoding D-alanine--D-alanine ligase family protein, translated as MTTRLAVLYGGQSGEHDVSCRSAASILAHLDPARHQVTEVLIDRDGGWHVGGRPTPLPQALRVLRDQDVVFPALHGPYGEDGIVSSLLEWLGVPYVGNGVFASAAGMDKAVTKRLLAAAGLRVSPGVTLRPDEDLSAAERDRLDLPVFVKPARAGSSLGVVRVDDWAGVPAAVGQARRFDPKVLVEQGARGREIDVAVLQHPDGRVEAGPPLEIRVTGAGFFDYDAKYDGGAVFQIPAPLDAATTGVLQDRAIQAFRALDCRGLLRVDFFLPTEGSTEPIVNEVNTFPGFTAASQFPQIWERAGIGFATLIDILISGALADEGRGRHGGPSRQARAVDLV; from the coding sequence ATGACAACCCGACTGGCAGTCCTGTACGGCGGGCAGAGCGGTGAGCACGACGTGTCGTGCCGCTCGGCGGCGAGCATCCTCGCCCACCTGGACCCGGCGCGCCACCAGGTCACCGAGGTGCTCATCGACCGCGACGGCGGGTGGCACGTCGGGGGCCGTCCGACACCGCTGCCGCAGGCGTTGCGCGTCCTGCGCGACCAGGACGTGGTGTTTCCGGCCCTGCACGGACCGTACGGCGAGGACGGCATCGTGTCGTCGCTGCTGGAATGGCTCGGCGTGCCGTACGTCGGCAACGGCGTCTTCGCCAGCGCCGCCGGCATGGACAAGGCTGTCACCAAGCGCCTGCTCGCCGCGGCGGGCCTGCGGGTCAGCCCGGGGGTGACGCTGCGCCCGGACGAGGACCTGTCGGCCGCCGAACGGGACCGACTGGACCTGCCGGTTTTTGTCAAGCCGGCGCGTGCCGGTTCCAGCCTGGGCGTGGTCAGGGTGGACGACTGGGCCGGGGTTCCGGCCGCGGTCGGGCAGGCCCGGCGGTTCGACCCGAAGGTCCTCGTCGAGCAGGGCGCGCGGGGCCGGGAGATCGACGTGGCGGTCCTGCAACACCCGGACGGTCGGGTCGAGGCCGGCCCGCCGTTGGAGATCCGGGTGACCGGCGCCGGCTTCTTCGACTACGACGCGAAGTACGACGGCGGGGCCGTCTTCCAGATTCCCGCCCCGCTCGACGCGGCGACCACCGGGGTGCTCCAGGACCGCGCGATCCAGGCGTTCCGCGCGCTGGACTGTCGAGGGCTGCTGCGGGTCGACTTCTTCCTGCCCACGGAGGGGTCGACCGAGCCCATCGTGAACGAGGTCAACACCTTCCCCGGCTTCACCGCCGCGTCGCAGTTTCCGCAGATCTGGGAGCGGGCCGGCATCGGGTTCGCCACGCTGATCGACATCCTGATCTCGGGCGCGCTGGCCGACGAGGGCCGGGGCCGCCACGGTGGCCCGTCCCGGCAGGCGCGAGCGGTCGACCTGGTCTGA
- a CDS encoding HAMP domain-containing sensor histidine kinase encodes MTSWRRAGAQISGLRVRLLLAFALLGVTTTAVVASGSYVQARTVILQQAQDAAVASLTDQLGRVYPIVQLPPTQKELDLLAQRLSDREGFAVVVYRDMRSSGTSAPDPVTPALRREVGDGRLAWQRVTVDGQPMLFIGTQLRLDRSAGVSRSSGLEVYSARSLVAEQQSIDRLATLAWLTGGLSLVLAVLLALLAARGVLRPVRELGRAALRLGEGDLSTRLTVRGVDELADVARTFNDTAGTLERQVGELRRMEADARRFVADVSHELRTPLTAMTAVTDVLDEEAEHLPGDAGRAARLVSQETQNLTRLVNDLIEVSRFDSGTARLAPDDVDVAAAVAATLRVRGWHERVRAELPPGVVARLDPRRLDVIVANLVGNALRHGAEPVSVRLDADADWVTVEVADQGPGLDPEVLPHVFDRFYKADTARTRSEGSGLGLAIAWENARLHRRGERQGSLVAGNGPAGGAVFTLRLPRDTADAGGAR; translated from the coding sequence GTGACGTCCTGGCGACGGGCCGGCGCCCAAATTTCCGGCCTGCGGGTCCGGCTGCTGCTGGCGTTCGCGTTGTTGGGGGTGACCACCACGGCGGTGGTGGCCAGCGGCAGCTACGTCCAGGCCCGCACCGTCATCCTGCAACAGGCGCAGGACGCCGCGGTGGCGTCGCTGACCGACCAGCTCGGCAGGGTCTACCCGATCGTGCAGCTCCCGCCGACCCAGAAGGAACTCGACCTGCTGGCCCAGCGGCTCTCCGACCGGGAGGGGTTCGCGGTGGTCGTCTACCGGGACATGCGGTCGTCGGGCACGTCCGCGCCCGACCCGGTCACCCCCGCCCTGCGCCGCGAGGTCGGCGACGGCCGCCTCGCCTGGCAGCGGGTCACGGTGGACGGGCAACCCATGCTGTTCATCGGCACCCAACTGCGCCTCGACCGATCCGCCGGGGTGTCCCGATCGTCCGGCCTGGAGGTCTACTCGGCGCGCAGTCTCGTGGCCGAGCAGCAGAGCATCGACCGGCTCGCCACCCTGGCGTGGCTGACCGGGGGCCTGTCCCTGGTCCTGGCCGTCCTGCTGGCCCTGCTGGCTGCCCGGGGAGTGCTGCGGCCCGTCCGCGAGTTGGGCCGGGCGGCGCTCCGGCTCGGCGAGGGCGACCTGAGCACCCGGTTGACGGTGCGGGGCGTGGACGAGCTGGCCGATGTGGCCCGGACCTTCAACGACACCGCGGGCACCCTGGAGCGGCAGGTCGGTGAACTGCGCCGGATGGAGGCGGACGCCCGCCGCTTCGTCGCCGACGTCTCGCACGAACTCCGTACCCCGCTGACCGCGATGACGGCGGTCACCGACGTGCTGGACGAGGAGGCGGAGCACCTGCCCGGAGACGCGGGCCGGGCCGCCCGGCTGGTCAGCCAGGAGACGCAGAACCTCACCCGGCTCGTCAACGACCTGATCGAGGTGAGCCGGTTCGACTCCGGCACGGCGCGCCTCGCCCCGGACGACGTGGACGTCGCCGCCGCGGTGGCCGCGACGTTGCGCGTCCGCGGCTGGCACGAGCGGGTACGCGCGGAGCTGCCACCCGGTGTGGTGGCCCGGCTCGACCCCCGCCGACTGGACGTCATCGTCGCCAACCTGGTCGGCAACGCCCTGCGGCACGGCGCCGAGCCGGTGTCCGTACGCCTGGACGCCGACGCGGACTGGGTCACCGTCGAGGTGGCCGACCAGGGACCGGGACTGGACCCGGAGGTGCTGCCGCACGTCTTCGACCGCTTCTACAAGGCCGACACCGCGCGGACCCGCTCCGAGGGCAGCGGCCTCGGCCTCGCCATCGCCTGGGAGAACGCGCGCCTGCACCGTCGTGGCGAGCGACAGGGCTCCCTCGTCGCCGGCAACGGTCCGGCCGGTGGCGCGGTGTTCACGCTCCGCCTGCCCCGCGACACGGCCGACGCCGGAGGCGCCCGGTGA